Proteins encoded together in one Lathamus discolor isolate bLatDis1 chromosome 3, bLatDis1.hap1, whole genome shotgun sequence window:
- the TMEM237 gene encoding transmembrane protein 237, with protein MAAPREGSGGCPPRALPPVPSGNQDEIPLSRPKKKKPKGKTPLDGIVQAAVRRQSESSEPLTPEPQDVPPQKKRKKKKVPVDSETSFTQQNVASLFQNGNGMDVPETEETVNRRQRKRAKKPRPAEMHCSNELEVEEEDIIEDEHSRSPDQQPVFAAPTGVSQPVSKVFVEKNRRFQAADRAELIKTTENINVLMDVKASWTTRDVALSVHRSFRVIGLFTHGFLAGYAVWNIIVIYILAGNQLSTVSNLLEQYKTLAYPAQSLFYLLLSISTVSAFDRIDLAKASVALRGFLTLDPAAVASFLYFAALILSLSQQMTCDRINLYTPPSENGSIWTAGAEQEIVQPWVVVNLVVSILVGTSWIFLSYRPELDHSEELMFHAEIKEFPQGDSLPRVQP; from the exons ATGGCGGCGCCGCGGGAGGGTTCCGGCGGG tgcCCACCTCGTGCCCTCCCTCCAGTGCCAAG TGGAAACCAAG ATGAAATTCCACTCAGTCGtcccaaaaaaaagaaacctaaagGAAAGACTCCATTAG ATGGCATTGTCCAAGCAGCAGTTCGTCGACAGTCCGAAAGCAGTGAGCCCCTAACTCCTGAACCTCAGGATGTCCCTCCTCAGAAGAAACGCAAGAAGAAGAAAGTACCTGTTG ATTCTGAGACCTCTTTTACCCAGCAAAATGTTGCATCCCTGTTTCAGAATGGAAATGGCATGGATGTCCctgaaactgaagaaacagTGAACCGCAGACAGAGAAAGAGAGCAAA GAAACCTCGACCAGCTGAAATGCATTGTTCCAATGAGCTGGAAGTGGAGGAGGAAGACATCATTGAAGATGAGCACAGCAGGAGCCCTGATCAGCAGCCTGTGTTTGCTGCTCCCACTGGAGTTAGCCAGCCTGTGAGCAAAGTGTTTGTTGAAAAAAATC GGCGTTTTCAGGCAGCTGACCGTGCAGAATTGattaaaaccactgaaaataTCAATGTACTTATGGATGTGAAGGCTTCATGGACTACCAGAGATGTTGCCCTCTCAGTGCACCGAAGTTTCAG GGTGATTGGACTCTTTACCCATGGCTTCCTTGCTGGCTACGCTGTGTGGAACATCATTGTTATCTACATTTTGGCAGGAAATCAGCTTTCCACAGTTTCTAACCTGCTCGAGCAGTATAAGACACTAGCATACCCAGCTCAAAGTTTGTTCTATTTGTTGCTGTCTATCAGTACAGTCTCAGCCTTTGACAG GATTGATTTGGCAAAAGCATCAGTTGCACTGAGGGGCTTTCTTACCCTAGACCCAGCAGCAGTAGCCTCTTTCT TGTACTTTGCTGCTCTTATCTTATCCTTAAGCCAGCAGATGACGTGTGACAGAATTAACCTCTACACACCACCTTCAGAAAATGGCAGCATCTG GACGGCAGGTGCAGAGCAAGAAATTGTTCAGCCATGGGTTGTGGTGAATCTGGTAGTGTCTATTCTAGTTGGGACAAGTTGGATCTTCTTGTCTTACCGACCAGAGCTAGACCACAGTGAAG aaCTGATGTTTCATGCTGAAATCAAGGAATTTCCTCAGGGAGATAGCTTACCCAGAGTCCAGCCATAG
- the MPP4 gene encoding MAGUK p55 subfamily member 4 isoform X4, with the protein MEAPTVCGQDNGVSHVLTLVLQELSLLCKRDVNGVGMLYDLLRSRWLQALLKIYECLQHYLGKRPVPVTLQAHTLNREVVELLREAPQSGEIKELRRLLRAPHLKALLSAHDTVAQKDFEPTLPPLPDNIPENEEAMRIVCLVKNNQPLGATIKRHEITGDITVARVIHGGLADRSGLLYAGDKLVEVNGVPVEGLEPEQVINILALSQGTIMFKLIPVSDRPVSNQTTLYVRAMADYWPLQDPAIPCADAGLPFKKGEILQIVDQNDVFWWQARKVSDLSACAGLIPSNHLLKRKQREFWWSQPFQPHLCLKSSMLSTVEEEDDMQIDEKCVETDEETFESEELKEEEEEFGEFGQRVFIAGFRRSMRLCRRKSRTNQQSCYTRCPSSCYSALAAPYEEVVRYQRHPADRNRLIILVGPAGVGVNELRRRLIASNPREFSSAIPHTTRVQKSYEMNGREYHYVSKETFENMVYSHRMLEYGEYKGYLYGTSIDAVRTVLDEGKICVIDLEPQGIQVARTHELKPYIIFIKPSSISCMRQTRKNARIITDYYVNMKFKEEDLQEMEDSAKKMEAQFGQFFDQVIVNDNLQEASAQLLSAVHRAQDEPQWVPAIWICSNTQP; encoded by the exons ATTTATGAATGCCTCCAACATTATCTCGGAAAAAGACCAGTTCCTGTCACGCTGCAGGCACACACATTGAATCGTGAG GTGGTAGAGCTACTGCGTGAAGCCCCTCAGTCTGGTGAGATCAAAGAGCTAAGGCGACTACTGCGTGCTCCACACTTAAAG GCCTTGCTCTCTGCTCATGATACTGTAGCTCAGAAAGATTTTGAACCAACCCTTCCACCACTGCCAGACAACATACCTGAAAATGAGGAAGCCATGAGGATCGTCTGCTTAGTGAAAAACAACCAGCCTCTG GGTGCCACCATAAAACGCCATGAGATAACAGGTGACATAACAGTTGCCCGTGTGATCCATGGTGGACTAGCAGACAGAAGTG GGTTGCTGTATGCTGGAGACAAACTGGTGGAAGTAAATGGAGTTCCTGTTGAGGGACTTGAGCCTGAGCAAGTTATCAATATTCTG GCCCTGTCTCAGGGGACAATTATGTTCAAATTAATTCCTGTTTCTGACCGGCCTGTCAGCAACCAAACAACA CTCTATGTGCGAGCAATGGCAGATTACTGGCCCTTGCAAGATCCTGCCATACCATGTGCTGATGCAGGTTTGCCTTTTAAGAAGGGTGAAATACTTCAGATTGTGGACCAGAATGATGTTTTCTGGTGGCAAGCAAGGAAAGTTTCAGATCTCAGTGCCTGTGCTGGACTTATACCCTCAAATCATCTTCTTAAAAG GAAGCAGCGAGAATTCTGGTGGTCTCAGCCTTTCCAGCCCCATCTCTGTCTGAAATCATCAATGT TAAGCACTGTGGAAGAAG AGGATGACATGCAGATAGATGAGAAGTGTGTGGAAACAG ATGAAGAAACTTTTGAGTCTG AGGAGCTTAAAGAAG AGGAGGAAGAATTTGGTGAATTTGGTCAACGAGTTTTTATTG CTGGTTTCCGCAGAAGTATGCGCCTGTGTCGCAGGAAATCACGGACCAACCAGCAGTCATGTTACACTCGGTGCCCCAGCAGCTGTTACAGTGCACTTGCAGCTCCATATGAAGAAGTGGTTAGGTACCAGCGGCACCCAGCAGACCGGAACAGACTAATTATACTAGTGG GTCCTGCAGGAGTTGGTGTGAACGAGCTAAGGCGAAGGCTTATTGCAAGTAACCCACGAGAGTTTTCAAGTGCCATACCTC ACACCACTCGTGTCCAGAAGAGTTATGAAATGAATGGTCGTGAATATCACTATGTATCAAAGGAAACTTTTGAAAACATGGTGTATAGCCACAG AATGCTGGAATATGGGGAGTACAAAGGGTACCTGTATGGTACCAGTATTGATGCAGTGCgaacagtccttgatgaagGGAAGATCTGTGTCATAGATTTAGAACCACAG GGCATACAAGTAGCCCGGACCCATGAATTAAAGCCCTACATCATATTCATCAAGCCATCCAGCATAAGCTGCATGAGGCAGACTCGTAAAAATGCCAGGATCATTACGGATTATTATGTGAACATGAAATTCAAA GAAGAAGATTTACAGGAGATGGAAGATTCAGCTAAGAAAATGGAAGCTCAGTTTGGTCAGTTCTTTGATCAAGTGATTGTGAATGATAATTTACAAGAAGCATCTGCGCAACTGCTGTCTGCAGTCCATCGTGCACAGGATGAGCCCCAGTGGGTCCCTGCAATATGGATATGCTCAAACACTCAACCCTAA
- the MPP4 gene encoding MAGUK p55 subfamily member 4 isoform X3: MEAPTVCGQDNGVSHVLTLVLQELSLLCKRDVNGVGMLYDLLRSRWLQALLKVVELLREAPQSGEIKELRRLLRAPHLKALLSAHDTVAQKDFEPTLPPLPDNIPENEEAMRIVCLVKNNQPLGATIKRHEITGDITVARVIHGGLADRSGLLYAGDKLVEVNGVPVEGLEPEQVINILALSQGTIMFKLIPVSDRPVSNQTTLYVRAMADYWPLQDPAIPCADAGLPFKKGEILQIVDQNDVFWWQARKVSDLSACAGLIPSNHLLKRSMRLCRRKSRTNQQSCYTRCPSSCYSALAAPYEEVVRYQRHPADRNRLIILVGPAGVGVNELRRRLIASNPREFSSAIPHTTRVQKSYEMNGREYHYVSKETFENMVYSHRMLEYGEYKGYLYGTSIDAVRTVLDEGKICVIDLEPQGIQVARTHELKPYIIFIKPSSISCMRQTRKNARIITDYYVNMKFKEEDLQEMEDSAKKMEAQFGQFFDQVIVNDNLQEASAQLLSAVHRAQDEPQWVPAIWICSNTQP; encoded by the exons GTGGTAGAGCTACTGCGTGAAGCCCCTCAGTCTGGTGAGATCAAAGAGCTAAGGCGACTACTGCGTGCTCCACACTTAAAG GCCTTGCTCTCTGCTCATGATACTGTAGCTCAGAAAGATTTTGAACCAACCCTTCCACCACTGCCAGACAACATACCTGAAAATGAGGAAGCCATGAGGATCGTCTGCTTAGTGAAAAACAACCAGCCTCTG GGTGCCACCATAAAACGCCATGAGATAACAGGTGACATAACAGTTGCCCGTGTGATCCATGGTGGACTAGCAGACAGAAGTG GGTTGCTGTATGCTGGAGACAAACTGGTGGAAGTAAATGGAGTTCCTGTTGAGGGACTTGAGCCTGAGCAAGTTATCAATATTCTG GCCCTGTCTCAGGGGACAATTATGTTCAAATTAATTCCTGTTTCTGACCGGCCTGTCAGCAACCAAACAACA CTCTATGTGCGAGCAATGGCAGATTACTGGCCCTTGCAAGATCCTGCCATACCATGTGCTGATGCAGGTTTGCCTTTTAAGAAGGGTGAAATACTTCAGATTGTGGACCAGAATGATGTTTTCTGGTGGCAAGCAAGGAAAGTTTCAGATCTCAGTGCCTGTGCTGGACTTATACCCTCAAATCATCTTCTTAAAAG AAGTATGCGCCTGTGTCGCAGGAAATCACGGACCAACCAGCAGTCATGTTACACTCGGTGCCCCAGCAGCTGTTACAGTGCACTTGCAGCTCCATATGAAGAAGTGGTTAGGTACCAGCGGCACCCAGCAGACCGGAACAGACTAATTATACTAGTGG GTCCTGCAGGAGTTGGTGTGAACGAGCTAAGGCGAAGGCTTATTGCAAGTAACCCACGAGAGTTTTCAAGTGCCATACCTC ACACCACTCGTGTCCAGAAGAGTTATGAAATGAATGGTCGTGAATATCACTATGTATCAAAGGAAACTTTTGAAAACATGGTGTATAGCCACAG AATGCTGGAATATGGGGAGTACAAAGGGTACCTGTATGGTACCAGTATTGATGCAGTGCgaacagtccttgatgaagGGAAGATCTGTGTCATAGATTTAGAACCACAG GGCATACAAGTAGCCCGGACCCATGAATTAAAGCCCTACATCATATTCATCAAGCCATCCAGCATAAGCTGCATGAGGCAGACTCGTAAAAATGCCAGGATCATTACGGATTATTATGTGAACATGAAATTCAAA GAAGAAGATTTACAGGAGATGGAAGATTCAGCTAAGAAAATGGAAGCTCAGTTTGGTCAGTTCTTTGATCAAGTGATTGTGAATGATAATTTACAAGAAGCATCTGCGCAACTGCTGTCTGCAGTCCATCGTGCACAGGATGAGCCCCAGTGGGTCCCTGCAATATGGATATGCTCAAACACTCAACCCTAA
- the MPP4 gene encoding MAGUK p55 subfamily member 4 isoform X2: protein MEAPTVCGQDNVLQELSLLCKRDVNGVGMLYDLLRSRWLQALLKIYECLQHYLGKRPVPVTLQAHTLNREVVELLREAPQSGEIKELRRLLRAPHLKALLSAHDTVAQKDFEPTLPPLPDNIPENEEAMRIVCLVKNNQPLGATIKRHEITGDITVARVIHGGLADRSGLLYAGDKLVEVNGVPVEGLEPEQVINILALSQGTIMFKLIPVSDRPVSNQTTLYVRAMADYWPLQDPAIPCADAGLPFKKGEILQIVDQNDVFWWQARKVSDLSACAGLIPSNHLLKRSMRLCRRKSRTNQQSCYTRCPSSCYSALAAPYEEVVRYQRHPADRNRLIILVGPAGVGVNELRRRLIASNPREFSSAIPHTTRVQKSYEMNGREYHYVSKETFENMVYSHRMLEYGEYKGYLYGTSIDAVRTVLDEGKICVIDLEPQGIQVARTHELKPYIIFIKPSSISCMRQTRKNARIITDYYVNMKFKEEDLQEMEDSAKKMEAQFGQFFDQVIVNDNLQEASAQLLSAVHRAQDEPQWVPAIWICSNTQP, encoded by the exons ATTTATGAATGCCTCCAACATTATCTCGGAAAAAGACCAGTTCCTGTCACGCTGCAGGCACACACATTGAATCGTGAG GTGGTAGAGCTACTGCGTGAAGCCCCTCAGTCTGGTGAGATCAAAGAGCTAAGGCGACTACTGCGTGCTCCACACTTAAAG GCCTTGCTCTCTGCTCATGATACTGTAGCTCAGAAAGATTTTGAACCAACCCTTCCACCACTGCCAGACAACATACCTGAAAATGAGGAAGCCATGAGGATCGTCTGCTTAGTGAAAAACAACCAGCCTCTG GGTGCCACCATAAAACGCCATGAGATAACAGGTGACATAACAGTTGCCCGTGTGATCCATGGTGGACTAGCAGACAGAAGTG GGTTGCTGTATGCTGGAGACAAACTGGTGGAAGTAAATGGAGTTCCTGTTGAGGGACTTGAGCCTGAGCAAGTTATCAATATTCTG GCCCTGTCTCAGGGGACAATTATGTTCAAATTAATTCCTGTTTCTGACCGGCCTGTCAGCAACCAAACAACA CTCTATGTGCGAGCAATGGCAGATTACTGGCCCTTGCAAGATCCTGCCATACCATGTGCTGATGCAGGTTTGCCTTTTAAGAAGGGTGAAATACTTCAGATTGTGGACCAGAATGATGTTTTCTGGTGGCAAGCAAGGAAAGTTTCAGATCTCAGTGCCTGTGCTGGACTTATACCCTCAAATCATCTTCTTAAAAG AAGTATGCGCCTGTGTCGCAGGAAATCACGGACCAACCAGCAGTCATGTTACACTCGGTGCCCCAGCAGCTGTTACAGTGCACTTGCAGCTCCATATGAAGAAGTGGTTAGGTACCAGCGGCACCCAGCAGACCGGAACAGACTAATTATACTAGTGG GTCCTGCAGGAGTTGGTGTGAACGAGCTAAGGCGAAGGCTTATTGCAAGTAACCCACGAGAGTTTTCAAGTGCCATACCTC ACACCACTCGTGTCCAGAAGAGTTATGAAATGAATGGTCGTGAATATCACTATGTATCAAAGGAAACTTTTGAAAACATGGTGTATAGCCACAG AATGCTGGAATATGGGGAGTACAAAGGGTACCTGTATGGTACCAGTATTGATGCAGTGCgaacagtccttgatgaagGGAAGATCTGTGTCATAGATTTAGAACCACAG GGCATACAAGTAGCCCGGACCCATGAATTAAAGCCCTACATCATATTCATCAAGCCATCCAGCATAAGCTGCATGAGGCAGACTCGTAAAAATGCCAGGATCATTACGGATTATTATGTGAACATGAAATTCAAA GAAGAAGATTTACAGGAGATGGAAGATTCAGCTAAGAAAATGGAAGCTCAGTTTGGTCAGTTCTTTGATCAAGTGATTGTGAATGATAATTTACAAGAAGCATCTGCGCAACTGCTGTCTGCAGTCCATCGTGCACAGGATGAGCCCCAGTGGGTCCCTGCAATATGGATATGCTCAAACACTCAACCCTAA
- the MPP4 gene encoding MAGUK p55 subfamily member 4 isoform X1, which produces MEAPTVCGQDNGVSHVLTLVLQELSLLCKRDVNGVGMLYDLLRSRWLQALLKIYECLQHYLGKRPVPVTLQAHTLNREVVELLREAPQSGEIKELRRLLRAPHLKALLSAHDTVAQKDFEPTLPPLPDNIPENEEAMRIVCLVKNNQPLGATIKRHEITGDITVARVIHGGLADRSGLLYAGDKLVEVNGVPVEGLEPEQVINILALSQGTIMFKLIPVSDRPVSNQTTLYVRAMADYWPLQDPAIPCADAGLPFKKGEILQIVDQNDVFWWQARKVSDLSACAGLIPSNHLLKRSMRLCRRKSRTNQQSCYTRCPSSCYSALAAPYEEVVRYQRHPADRNRLIILVGPAGVGVNELRRRLIASNPREFSSAIPHTTRVQKSYEMNGREYHYVSKETFENMVYSHRMLEYGEYKGYLYGTSIDAVRTVLDEGKICVIDLEPQGIQVARTHELKPYIIFIKPSSISCMRQTRKNARIITDYYVNMKFKEEDLQEMEDSAKKMEAQFGQFFDQVIVNDNLQEASAQLLSAVHRAQDEPQWVPAIWICSNTQP; this is translated from the exons ATTTATGAATGCCTCCAACATTATCTCGGAAAAAGACCAGTTCCTGTCACGCTGCAGGCACACACATTGAATCGTGAG GTGGTAGAGCTACTGCGTGAAGCCCCTCAGTCTGGTGAGATCAAAGAGCTAAGGCGACTACTGCGTGCTCCACACTTAAAG GCCTTGCTCTCTGCTCATGATACTGTAGCTCAGAAAGATTTTGAACCAACCCTTCCACCACTGCCAGACAACATACCTGAAAATGAGGAAGCCATGAGGATCGTCTGCTTAGTGAAAAACAACCAGCCTCTG GGTGCCACCATAAAACGCCATGAGATAACAGGTGACATAACAGTTGCCCGTGTGATCCATGGTGGACTAGCAGACAGAAGTG GGTTGCTGTATGCTGGAGACAAACTGGTGGAAGTAAATGGAGTTCCTGTTGAGGGACTTGAGCCTGAGCAAGTTATCAATATTCTG GCCCTGTCTCAGGGGACAATTATGTTCAAATTAATTCCTGTTTCTGACCGGCCTGTCAGCAACCAAACAACA CTCTATGTGCGAGCAATGGCAGATTACTGGCCCTTGCAAGATCCTGCCATACCATGTGCTGATGCAGGTTTGCCTTTTAAGAAGGGTGAAATACTTCAGATTGTGGACCAGAATGATGTTTTCTGGTGGCAAGCAAGGAAAGTTTCAGATCTCAGTGCCTGTGCTGGACTTATACCCTCAAATCATCTTCTTAAAAG AAGTATGCGCCTGTGTCGCAGGAAATCACGGACCAACCAGCAGTCATGTTACACTCGGTGCCCCAGCAGCTGTTACAGTGCACTTGCAGCTCCATATGAAGAAGTGGTTAGGTACCAGCGGCACCCAGCAGACCGGAACAGACTAATTATACTAGTGG GTCCTGCAGGAGTTGGTGTGAACGAGCTAAGGCGAAGGCTTATTGCAAGTAACCCACGAGAGTTTTCAAGTGCCATACCTC ACACCACTCGTGTCCAGAAGAGTTATGAAATGAATGGTCGTGAATATCACTATGTATCAAAGGAAACTTTTGAAAACATGGTGTATAGCCACAG AATGCTGGAATATGGGGAGTACAAAGGGTACCTGTATGGTACCAGTATTGATGCAGTGCgaacagtccttgatgaagGGAAGATCTGTGTCATAGATTTAGAACCACAG GGCATACAAGTAGCCCGGACCCATGAATTAAAGCCCTACATCATATTCATCAAGCCATCCAGCATAAGCTGCATGAGGCAGACTCGTAAAAATGCCAGGATCATTACGGATTATTATGTGAACATGAAATTCAAA GAAGAAGATTTACAGGAGATGGAAGATTCAGCTAAGAAAATGGAAGCTCAGTTTGGTCAGTTCTTTGATCAAGTGATTGTGAATGATAATTTACAAGAAGCATCTGCGCAACTGCTGTCTGCAGTCCATCGTGCACAGGATGAGCCCCAGTGGGTCCCTGCAATATGGATATGCTCAAACACTCAACCCTAA